The DNA segment ttcacgtagtgtatgAAAACAACTTTTTAGTATATTCTATCGACAACGgaggttttatttgtttaaaaATGAAATAGTCATCCTATCAATCGAGCTAGGCTTAGTTGCTTGGGCATAGAAATGTCATCCCCCGCATTTCCTAAGATTGCAAAGCCGTCGCGTACCGCTGCCTTGTTGATCAGAAGCACCCAGAAAACTGCAATTTCCAAACAAATCAATAAGCTCtttgaaataaaaagaaaaaagttaaaaCATGCAGTTTGAAAAAAGTGCAAGTTCCAAAGAAATCAAGAAATTCCCTTGTCCAATTTCAAGAAACACCTCCTAGCTAGATATGTAGGGCATAAAAACCCGACACCAAAAAGTGCAAGCTTTTGCTCcaattttcaagattttatTAGGTCATCCTTATTGTAACCAGGCGTGTAGAATTGCTTTTCCGGGTCCTTGGTTAGTAGTCAACtaaaagaacaaaacaaaaggaaGATACAATTGGATGTGCACCACCACCATATTCACTGTTTTGCCAAATAATTTATAACAACGTTACATCAAATCTCCCAATCGAGAGTAGCAAATCCATGTTCTTATAGTCTGCAGAACTCATACCGACACATAATGGCAACGTCCaacaaaaaaattgcatatccGAACATTTTCTCACCTAAAAGAACTACGTACTCCCAAAGTCTGAAATGACATTCCTCATTATAGAAACCAAATGAGAAGACACGAACACTAGAGATCGATCAATTTTCACTTCCTTCTATTGCACATATTCAACCACCGGGCTTGCCACCACAGATTCCACCTTGGAACATTGGCGCAGCAATTATATTGGTGGAAGAGCAGCCATGCTATTGCGGTATCCAAAGACAGGACCCATGTCAAACGCGTTGCCCAATTCCTTTCCGGTATCGTCCACCTTGCCGGTGTCCATGTCGTAGCGTAGCACCCTGTCCGACGTCTTCCACCTCTGTCTCACCCCAAGGTACACCCACCGCCCACTCTCTACCCCGAGTGGTCGCACGAACCACCTCTCGTAGAACTTCGACTGCCACCCATTGCGTAGCTTCATCGAGTGGCAGCAGAACTGGAATGCGTCGCCACTCTTCTCCACAATGTCCTTCCatcctttcttatgctttaGCTCCCAGCAGTGGGCATCATCGCCTCTTTTCACAAGGTGGTACATGGACAAGCCATCCTTGCCAATGGTTGTACACATGAGCGTGCCATTGTTGGAGGCATCGATGTTGTGGCGGTCCCGCTCATCAAACGTGGACCCTTGTAGCTTCCCGGGCATCTCAATGACTCCAGCTGCACTCCTAGTAACATCGAACCAAAGCAAATGTTGCTGGTAGTCCCAATACAGGACACCACCTGAATAGACCACCTTGTTGCATATTGGTGCAATGTTTGCGGTAACTGTAGTGTCAGGCATGGTCCACCGACCGGTGTCAGAGCAGAAAATGACGAAGTGGAACTCGACTGAAGTGTCAGTGGTGAACTCAGACGGGGATGCCTGCACAACCATGAACTTGCTGTGCGCATAGGCTGAAGATCCATCAGATGGATTGAACACGAGTCCTACTCCTACAGCCCTGCTCTTGTCTAGATGCTGAGCAGCACCAGGGATCGGCTGGGCTTGCTGCGTTGCTGGATTAGCGATGAGGATGGCATGTGGTGGAGTAGGATGGCTTATACGGTATGGAGTGTAACGGATGCAAAGAAGGCCATTCGAAGAGGAGAGGAGGTCGAGGTTCCCGTCATCTATGGCGCAACCCAGGAAGTCGAGTCCTGGCGAGGGAACACCGACGATTGCAGGTGTCAACGAGAGAACGTCAAGGGAGTACCTGCAAGGACCCTTAGGCTTGGCGGGGAGGCCGATGTGGATGAGCGCAGGGCATGACGGGCAGAGCCTCGCCTGTTCAGCAGCAAACGTGGTGTCGCTGGTGAGCTGCCTGTAACAATGCTTGGATAGAGTCTTCAAGCATGTGACCAACTTGAAAGGCAGACGTGAGAAGATGGTGTAGCATATGACTTCTTCTGGTATGTCACGGCTGGCCGCCAATCTTGATGTTCCTGGAGCCATACTGAGAAGAATACAAGTGTGAGGGAATAATTTAGTGGGCATGTATATAAGGAAAACATGTTTTTGCCTGTTTACATAAACATAATGTATTAAACAGTATGGCGAACTTAGGGTTCAAAATTTCGCCGGGTGCTCTTTTCGACCACGGGTGAAATCACTGAAATTCGCAAAATTCGgataaaattttgaaaatttaagataaatTGACACAAAcgaaattcaaaattttcagcCAAAATTTTGCCACTGCAACAATTGAGCCCCGTTTGGATAGCATGATTCCACAAAAAAGGTAAATAATTGCGATATACGTCACAATCAGATTGTTTAAAGCTAATTTAAACTATTTCATTGTTCCTGTGCTCTACCCTCCATCTTCAATTATTAGCTCCAGAAAGTTTTGATGTACCAGTAAGGAGGCTTTTTCCAAGCCAGCAACATTAGTATGAACGAGAATTTGAACAGATAATAGCTAATTGTA comes from the Phragmites australis chromosome 22, lpPhrAust1.1, whole genome shotgun sequence genome and includes:
- the LOC133905073 gene encoding uncharacterized protein LOC133905073, yielding MPAWRRGGARHDRMSSLSPRTSMAPGTSRLAASRDIPEEVICYTIFSRLPFKLVTCLKTLSKHCYRQLTSDTTFAAEQARLCPSCPALIHIGLPAKPKGPCRYSLDVLSLTPAIVGVPSPGLDFLGCAIDDGNLDLLSSSNGLLCIRYTPYRISHPTPPHAILIANPATQQAQPIPGAAQHLDKSRAVGVGLVFNPSDGSSAYAHSKFMVVQASPSEFTTDTSVEFHFVIFCSDTGRWTMPDTTVTANIAPICNKVVYSGGVLYWDYQQHLLWFDVTRSAAGVIEMPGKLQGSTFDERDRHNIDASNNGTLMCTTIGKDGLSMYHLVKRGDDAHCWELKHKKGWKDIVEKSGDAFQFCCHSMKLRNGWQSKFYERWFVRPLGVESGRWVYLGVRQRWKTSDRVLRYDMDTGKVDDTGKELGNAFDMGPVFGYRNSMAALPPI